A DNA window from Zingiber officinale cultivar Zhangliang chromosome 3A, Zo_v1.1, whole genome shotgun sequence contains the following coding sequences:
- the LOC122053702 gene encoding uncharacterized protein LOC122053702, whose translation MALDVEDEAFFADLNKQLAMLIMDDDEEFPTQCPPLPVQEIAYMPQMIMLMPPYISEVVQRRERKGTGVFIPKSTAPRKKNKSRRPTTSSMENNNSNNNYSKRQQQKPPIYPNYNCSNSSSFL comes from the exons ATGGCTTTGGACGTAGAAGATGAAGCGTTTTTTGCAGATCTAAACAAGCAACTTGCCATGCTGATCATGGACGATGACGAAGAATTCCCAACTCAGTGCCCTCCCCTTCCAGTTCAG GAGATTGCTTACATGCCCCAGATGATAATGTTGATGCCACCATACATAAGTGAGGTGGTCCAGAGAAGGGAGAGAAAAGGAACTGGAGTCTTCATCCCCAAGTCTACTGCtccaagaaagaagaacaagtcaAGGAGACCCACCACATCATCAATGGAAAACAATAACAGCAACAATAATTACTCAAAGAGGCAGCAACAAAAACCTCCCATTTATCCAAACTATAACTGCAGCAATTCAAGTAGTTTTCTGTAG